In Zingiber officinale cultivar Zhangliang chromosome 6A, Zo_v1.1, whole genome shotgun sequence, a single genomic region encodes these proteins:
- the LOC121994086 gene encoding probable calcium-binding protein CML14 has protein sequence MALPMQGEQMKQLRDIFDRFDMDGDGSLKQLELAALLRSLGLKPSGDQIHSLLANMDANGNGSVEFDELAAALAPAMTDQVLLDQEQLLEVFRSFDRDGNGFISAAELARSMARMGQPLTFFELTDMMRQADTDGDGVISFQEFAAVMAKSAAEFLGVTLVAN, from the coding sequence ATGGCCCTCCCGATGCAAGGCGAGCAGATGAAGCAGCTGCGCGACATCTTCGACCGCTTCGACATGGACGGCGACGGCAGCCTCAAGCAGCTGGAGCTCGCCGCCCTCCTCCGCTCGCTCGGCCTCAAGCCCAGCGGCGACCAGATCCACTCCCTCCTCGCCAACATGGACGCCAACGGCAACGGATCCGTCGAGTTCGACGAGCTCGCCGCTGCGCTCGCCCCCGCCATGACAGATCAGGTCCTTCTCGACCAGGAGCAGCTCCTCGAGGTCTTCCGCTCCTTCGACCGCGATGGCAACGGCTTCATTTCCGCGGCTGAGCTCGCCCGCTCCATGGCCCGCATGGGCCAGCCCCTCACCTTCTTCGAGCTCACCGATATGATGCGCCAGGCCGACACCGACGGAGACGGCGTCATCAGCTTCCAGGAGTTCGCCGCCGTCATGGCCAAGTCCGCTGCCGAGTTCCTCGGCGTCACCCTCGTCGCCAATTGA